Proteins found in one Sporosarcina jeotgali genomic segment:
- a CDS encoding cation:proton antiporter: protein MIAIQITILLAIGYTALTIDRWQKNFPLPVFLVLVGIGLSFIPYFAAMSVSKDIIYDVFLPGLLFISAYQYSARALNAHKGVIGVLSTLGLILTAVVLGAFVYAFGGLFISISFVGALLFASILTPTDPVSVVSILKQSTDDPAIAEIVDGESMINDGTSVVLFGVLMGMFTIDKSFHLFSFLGEFLYVSIGGAGLGLLIGWLFSKALHLAPQKENQVLLSIVIAYGVFHLAEFFEFSGVLATVSAGIMLSAELERTTNEKEYRAALNGFWEVVEPALLSLLFLLIGITSAKYLLFNHWILAIVIFVVSIVIRFLVIAGTMQVFDGLKQRISFSDAFLLSWSGIRGTMSVFLLLSLEAEADGHADIIISLGFAVVFLSLVFQSIGIYPLSKRLARH, encoded by the coding sequence TTGATTGCTATACAAATTACAATTTTACTTGCGATTGGGTACACAGCACTCACAATTGACCGCTGGCAGAAGAACTTCCCGCTGCCCGTATTTCTTGTGCTCGTCGGCATCGGCTTGTCTTTCATTCCTTACTTCGCTGCTATGTCCGTCTCAAAAGACATAATCTATGATGTTTTTTTACCTGGACTTCTATTTATCTCAGCCTATCAGTACTCTGCAAGGGCTTTAAACGCTCATAAAGGTGTAATTGGGGTTCTGAGTACTCTTGGTCTCATCTTGACGGCCGTAGTGCTCGGAGCTTTCGTCTATGCGTTTGGCGGCCTGTTCATCAGCATTTCCTTTGTAGGCGCGCTTTTGTTTGCATCCATCCTGACCCCAACAGATCCTGTGTCCGTCGTTTCTATATTGAAGCAATCTACAGATGATCCCGCCATTGCTGAAATTGTGGATGGCGAATCGATGATCAACGACGGAACAAGTGTCGTGCTGTTCGGGGTTTTGATGGGGATGTTTACAATTGACAAATCGTTTCACCTTTTTTCATTTCTGGGAGAGTTCCTTTATGTATCTATCGGTGGTGCCGGACTTGGGTTACTCATTGGCTGGCTCTTTAGTAAAGCTCTCCACCTGGCTCCCCAAAAAGAAAACCAAGTACTGCTCAGCATCGTTATTGCGTACGGAGTTTTTCATCTAGCAGAGTTCTTCGAGTTTTCCGGTGTTCTTGCAACGGTGTCTGCCGGAATCATGTTATCTGCTGAACTTGAGCGCACAACGAACGAAAAAGAGTATCGGGCTGCACTTAACGGCTTTTGGGAAGTCGTTGAACCTGCATTGCTCTCCTTGCTATTCCTATTGATCGGCATTACATCTGCGAAGTACCTGCTATTTAATCATTGGATTCTGGCAATCGTCATCTTTGTTGTATCCATAGTTATTCGATTTTTGGTTATCGCCGGAACCATGCAGGTTTTTGATGGATTAAAACAGCGCATCAGCTTTAGCGACGCTTTCCTTCTCTCGTGGTCAGGCATTCGGGGTACGATGTCCGTCTTCCTGCTGCTCAGTTTGGAAGCAGAAGCTGATGGTCATGCTGACATCATCATTTCACTGGGATTTGCAGTCGTCTTTCTGTCTCTCGTTTTTCAAAGTATCGGGATTTATCCACTATCGAAACGATTGGCCCGTCACTAA
- a CDS encoding ABC transporter permease: MSWMTLSLTLIFVFIPLLLSKTLNLGLERDTIVATLRSTIQLIAVGFVLKFVFDSEHPVFILLMVLLMIVAAVQNARHKGKAIKGITWKLFVTFAAIEVLTQTVLLGLHIVPATAQYIISLSGMVIGNSMVLAILFLNRFTAEVEAHRDESELILSLGGTPKQSINRQLLKAIQASMIPTIESQKTIGIVQLPGMMSGQIIAGADPIQAVQFQLLVVFLLLATAAMTSVFLGFLSYRSLFTERMQLLKIESD, translated from the coding sequence ATGAGCTGGATGACATTAAGTTTAACGCTGATCTTTGTATTCATCCCATTATTGCTGTCGAAAACGCTGAACTTGGGACTGGAACGGGATACGATTGTTGCAACGCTTCGATCGACGATTCAGCTCATAGCAGTAGGATTCGTATTAAAGTTTGTATTCGATTCCGAACATCCTGTATTCATCCTATTAATGGTGCTGCTCATGATTGTAGCAGCGGTCCAGAATGCGCGCCATAAAGGGAAAGCGATTAAAGGAATCACCTGGAAACTGTTTGTCACATTTGCTGCGATTGAAGTGCTGACGCAAACCGTATTGCTTGGATTACATATTGTTCCCGCAACAGCTCAATACATTATTTCACTTAGCGGAATGGTGATCGGCAACTCGATGGTGCTGGCAATCTTGTTTTTAAACCGTTTCACTGCAGAAGTCGAAGCACATCGAGACGAAAGTGAATTGATTTTATCATTGGGCGGTACCCCGAAACAATCCATCAATCGTCAATTATTGAAAGCAATTCAGGCGAGCATGATCCCTACCATTGAAAGCCAGAAGACAATTGGGATCGTTCAGCTGCCAGGGATGATGAGCGGCCAAATCATTGCAGGAGCAGATCCAATCCAGGCGGTTCAATTTCAACTGCTCGTTGTGTTTTTATTGCTTGCGACAGCAGCGATGACGAGTGTGTTTCTTGGCTTCCTGTCCTATAGAAGTTTGTTTACAGAACGAATGCAGCTGCTGAAAATAGAATCTGACTAA